One segment of Drosophila ananassae strain 14024-0371.13 chromosome 3R, ASM1763931v2, whole genome shotgun sequence DNA contains the following:
- the LOC6503774 gene encoding uncharacterized protein LOC6503774 isoform X4, producing the protein MSNLTEQDYDSATPALEQQMNLARRACWRSGKDLPTTASPNPAKPPSDESKTKIEPETKARVTKATCNASPSGLFGKRAVLLLALCLLLGLSQGRPNMSVTPGKDSGLDAGAVTQLNLAQPPPTADVAKDGDEPTEHPSHRLPRAEPLKSNEQNPTDEEEGGHKMERYPLSSVDFGRVKTPFIIGIWILSASIAKIGFHMTPKLHLIFPESCLLIVVGVVIGVVLYFCTDVAVSPLTPNTFFFYMLPPIILDAGYFMPNRLFFDNLGTILLMAVVGTIFNIATIGGSLYACGLFGIYGEGETPGLMDVFLFASLISAVDPVAVLAVFEEIHVNEILYIVVFGESLLNDAVTVVMYHMMESYNEIGLDKIIAQDIASGVGSFFVVALGGTAIGIIWGFLTGLVTRFTDHVRVIEPIFIFVMAYLAYLNAEIFHMSGILAITFCGITMKNYVESNISQKSHTTVKYALKMLSSSAETIIFMFLGVATVNNMHVWNTWFVVLTIAFCSVFRVIGVILLSAIANRFRLHKLSRVDQFVMSYGGLRGAVAFALVLLVDENVVKQKNMFVTTTIAVIYFTVFLQGITIKPLVKILNVKRANKRKPTMNERIHERFMDHLMAGIEDIVGKTGNYNVRDKFKRFDNRFIRPLLIRDLKGAEPKIIETYSKLTMRDAMEVMRRNPSTIGQMTGTESMSALFRNYTNNYIGGSPSLTNLDNTCSRNLDMAELDYNPSKKDLTDAKIHHLLAEELKPYRRHRRLSYSRHAVDDRDLSTQVNYKMQMNFRRMFNDRKHHKRSKRGASNKEPKENVKQNHVSFHDFQQNGTTKQLTNGTNSSSNHSRKKSYRKRHTHNSLKKYRRLEIDYINNVLNETAEECQQNPNEINVVGPSDDWDDGLTFTAKSSPDSDRANNNSLIAHIQNLPGFDASKARIVVQHYAPKVDDSPEPELDSPDPPVGPTAAELILPWRRDRSYQSIVAEHPIPEEDRNLSRESDGERRVATPTATESQLPWKRQGDECTDAVQQNEFPAWASNKEYLAYNSPSATFLGGINKPKQPKSVIGLFRRESSSSKAGSTGIGSTGTVDGAASSADPMVVPSSQAIQPPAVGGGPGPSTSMQNPRLDKRSQSISSGSLGAGAHQLGPDGHSGPFPVTASHRRNVRRGSMLELSGLIATGRRPSRILQFSPGATNLLESATITSPSPPPPPPTTTTTTTSRTTKTTSTSTTKNHTNNSTETTSGSASYSTPTSPRSEDSATYYPNDTIPEESSYQHGHSKSLCEPADSDDWDGAPLSAASGANSERMMRSGREPLLPRPSNTPRAQIRRMNAGAVGGAVGSLGGRKNQVTKALLDYEDSETDSEEDDDDDEDEDFDLYDDENIVVTTFTTPAAPGARRPGSSPGSGSDATTTTTSIRLTRNNDESII; encoded by the exons ATGAGCAACCTTACGGAACAGGACTACGACAGTGCCACGCCGGCACTGGAACAGCAAATGAATCTGGCCAGGCGAGCCTGCTGGAGAAGCGGCAAGGACCTCCCCACGACAGCCAGTCCTAATCCTGCAAAACCACCGAGTGatgaaagcaaaacaaaaatagaacCAGAAACTAAAGCCAGAGTTACGAAAGCAACCTGCAATGCCAGCCCGAGTGGGCTCTTCGGTAAACGGGCCGTCCTGCTCCTGGCGCTGTGCCTCCTCCTTGGCCTCTCCCAGGGGAGACCGAACATGAGTGTGACTCCTGGCAAGGACAGTGGTCTGGATGCGGGTGCGGTCACCCAGCTAAAT CTGGCCCAGCCACCGCCGACTGCCGACGTTGCCAAGGATGGTGATGAGCCCACGGAACACCCATCCCACAGACTGCCACGTGCCGAGCCGCTCAAGTCCAATGAACAGAATCCCACAGACGAGGAGGAGGGTGGCCACAAAATGGAAAGGTATCCGCTCTCCAGCGTGGATTTTGGCCGTGTTAAGACGCCGTTCATCATCGGAATCTGGATCCTGTCGGCCAGTATAGCCAAGATTG GATTCCATATGACGCCCAAATTGCATCTAATATTTCCGGAGTCGTGCCTGCTGATTGTCGTGGGTGTGGTCATTGGTGTAGTTTTATATTTCTGCACCGATGTCGCCGTATCCCCCCTAACACCGAACACATTCTTCTTCTATATGCTGCCGCCGATTATCCTGGACGCCGGTTACTTTATGCCCAATCGATTGTTCTTCGACAACCTGGGCACCATTCTGCTGATGGCGGTGGTCGGAACCATCTTCAATATTGCCACCATTG ggggttCCCTCTACGCCTGCGGCCTGTTTGGCATTTACGGGGAGGGCGAGACTCCGGGCCTGATGGACGTCTTTCTGTTCGCCTCCCTTATATCCGCCGTAGATCCGGTGGCTGTGCTGGCCGTGTTCGAGGAGATTCATGTCAACGAGATCCTGTacattgttgtttttggcgAGTCCTTGCTAAACGATGCCGTTACT GTTGTCATGTACCACATGATGGAGTCCTACAACGAGATTGGCCTAGACAAGATAATTGCCCAGGACATAGCCAGTGGAGTGGGTTCCTTCTTTGTGGTTGCCCTAGGAGGCACTGCCATAG GCATCATCTGGGGTTTCCTCACTGGTCTAGTCACTCGGTTTACGGATCATGTTCGTGTCATAGAAcctattttcatttttgtaaTGGCCTATCTGGCCTACCTCAATGCGGAAATCTTTCACATGAGCGGTATCTTGGC CATCACATTCTGTGGCATCACAATGAAAAACTATGTGGAATCGAATATATCCCAAAAGTCCCACACGACTGTTAAATATGCCTTGAAAATGCTGTCCAGTTCGGCGGAGACCATTATCTTTATGTTCCTAGGCGTGGCCACGGTGAACAATATGCACGTATGGAATACGTGGTTTGTGGTGCTGACCATCGCCTTCTGTTCAGTGTTTCGTGTGATAG GAGTAATTCTACTGTCGGCCATTGCCAATCGCTTCCGCTTGCACAAGTTGTCGCGAGTGGATCAGTTTGTGATGTCCTATGGTGGATTGCGTGGTGCTGTTGCCTTCGCCTTGGTCCTGTTGGTGGATGAGAATGTGGTCAAGCAGAAGAACATGTTTGTTACCACCACAATAGCTGTGATCTACTTTACTGTCTTCCTGCAAGGCATCACCATCAAGCCGCTGGTGAAGATCCTGAATGTGAAGCGAGCCAATAAACGCAAGCCCACCATGAACGAGCGTATTCACGAAAGA TTCATGGATCACTTGATGGCCGGCATTGAAGATATTGTGGGCAAGACAGGCAACTACAATGTGCGTGATAAATTCAAGCGTTTCGACAATCGCTTCATTCGCCCTCTGCTGATCAGAGATCTAAAG GGCGCTGAGCCGAAGATCATCGAGACGTACTCCAAACTGACAATGCGCGATGCCATGGAGGTGATGAGACGAAATCCATCGACCATTGGCCAGATGACGGGCACCGAGTCGATGAGCGCCCTGTTCCGGAATTATACCAATAACTATATTGGCGGCAG TCCCAGCTTGACAAATCTTGACAATACTTGTTCCCGCAATCTGGATATGGCCGAGCTTGATTATAATCCATCCAAAAAGGATCTGACTGATGCCAAGATCCATCATCTCTTGGCCGAAGAACTAAAGCCTTATAGAAGG CACCGTCGTCTTAGTTATAGCCGACACGCAGTAGATGACAGAGATTTGTCCACCCAG GTCAATTATAAGATGCAAATGAACTTCCGGCGAATGTTCAATGATCGGAAACATCACAAGCGCAGCAAACGTGGTGCCAGCAATAAG GAGCCCAAGGAGAATGTCAAACAAAATCATGTCTCTTTCCATGATTTTCAACAGAACGGCACCACCAAGCAGCTCACCAATGGTACGAATTCGAGTTCAAACCATTCAAGAAAAAAATCTTACAGAAAAAGACATACTCAcaattcacttaaaaaatatcGTAGATTAGAAATAG ACTATATTAACAATGTGCTTAACGAAACAGCCGAGGAGTGCCAACAGAACCCCAACGAGATCAATGTTGTTGGCCCCAGCGACGATTGGGATGACGGCCTGACCTTCACCGCCAAATCATCAC CTGACTCGGATCGCGCCAATAACAATTCCCTGATAGCCCACATCCAAAACCTTCCCGGTTTTGATGCCTCCAAGGCCCGCATCGTCGTCCAGCACTATGCGCCCAAGGTGGACGACAGTCCGGAGCCAGAGTTAGACTCCCCGGATCCGCCCGTCGGGCCAACGGCGGCCGAGTTGATATTGCCTTGGCGGCGGGACCGATCATACCAGAGCATTG tGGCTGAACATCCGATACCCGAGGAGGATCGCAACCTTTCGCGTGAATCTGATGGCGAAAGGCGAGTGGCCACACCCACTGCCACGGAATCCCAGCTGCCGTGGAAACGCCAGGGCGACGAGTGTACGGATGCAGTGCAGCAGAACGAGTTTCCCGCCTGGGCCTCGAACAAGGAGTACTTGGCCTACAACTCCCCCAGTGCAACATTCCTAG GTGGTATAAACAAGCCTAAACAGCCCAAGTCCGTCATAGGTCTCTTCCGGCGTGAGAGTTCCAGCTCCAAGGCCGGCAGCACCGGAATCGGCAGTACGGGTACCGTGGATGGCGCCGCCAGCAGCGCAGATCCCATGGTTGTGCCTTCCTCCCAAGCCATCCAACCGCCGGCGGTGGGTGGCGGACCGGGTCCGTCGACATCGATGCAAAATCCCCGGCTGGACAAGCGCTCCCAGTCGATATCATCCGGTTCGCTGGGCGCCGGAGCCCATCAACTCGGACCGGATGGCCATTCCGGTCCATTTCCGGTTACGGCTAGTCATCGGCGGAATGTGCGCAGAGGCTCCATGCTGGAGCTGAGCGG ACTCATTGCAACTGGACGCAGGCCCAGTAGAATTTTGCAATTTAGTCCAGGAGCAACTAATTTACTAGAGTCAGCCACGATCACAAGTCCTTCTcctccaccacctcctcctactactactactactactacttcAAGAACAACGAAAACAACAAGTACATCTACCACCAAGAACCACACCAACAATTCAACAGAAACCACATCAGGCAGTGCGAGTTACTCGACGCCAACCTCCCCGAGATCGGAGGATAGCGCCACATACTATCCAAA TGACACAATACCCGAGGAGTCGTCGTACCAGCATGGCCACTCCAAGTCCCTCTGCGAGCCGGCGGATTCGGATGACTGGGATGGAGCACCTCTGTCCGCCGCCAGCGGGGCTAACAGCGAGAGAATGATGCGGAGCGGGCGGGAACCGCTCCTGCCACGCCCCTCCAACACACCCCGCGCCCAAATCCGACGCATGAACGCCGGGGCCGTGGGCGGGGCAGTTGGTAGCCTGGGCGGCCGTAAGAATCAGGTGACCAAAGCCCTACTCGACTACGAGGACTCCGAAACGGACTCCGAAGAggacgacgatgatgatgaggaCGAGGATTTCGATCTGTACGATGACGAGAACATTGTGGTGACCACCTTTACCACGCCAGCAGCTCCGGGCGCCAGGAGACCCGGATCGAGTCCTGGTTCCGGATCGgatgccaccaccaccacgacGAGCATTCGGctgacccgcaacaacgacgAGAGCATCATTTGA
- the LOC6503774 gene encoding uncharacterized protein LOC6503774 isoform X1 codes for MSNLTEQDYDSATPALEQQMNLARRACWRSGKDLPTTASPNPAKPPSDESKTKIEPETKARVTKATCNASPSGLFGKRAVLLLALCLLLGLSQGRPNMSVTPGKDSGLDAGAVTQLNLAQPPPTADVAKDGDEPTEHPSHRLPRAEPLKSNEQNPTDEEEGGHKMERYPLSSVDFGRVKTPFIIGIWILSASIAKIGFHMTPKLHLIFPESCLLIVVGVVIGVVLYFCTDVAVSPLTPNTFFFYMLPPIILDAGYFMPNRLFFDNLGTILLMAVVGTIFNIATIGGSLYACGLFGIYGEGETPGLMDVFLFASLISAVDPVAVLAVFEEIHVNEILYIVVFGESLLNDAVTVVMYHMMESYNEIGLDKIIAQDIASGVGSFFVVALGGTAIGIIWGFLTGLVTRFTDHVRVIEPIFIFVMAYLAYLNAEIFHMSGILAITFCGITMKNYVESNISQKSHTTVKYALKMLSSSAETIIFMFLGVATVNNMHVWNTWFVVLTIAFCSVFRVIGVILLSAIANRFRLHKLSRVDQFVMSYGGLRGAVAFALVLLVDENVVKQKNMFVTTTIAVIYFTVFLQGITIKPLVKILNVKRANKRKPTMNERIHERFMDHLMAGIEDIVGKTGNYNVRDKFKRFDNRFIRPLLIRDLKGAEPKIIETYSKLTMRDAMEVMRRNPSTIGQMTGTESMSALFRNYTNNYIGGRWAPPTIYTTCPSLTNLDNTCSRNLDMAELDYNPSKKDLTDAKIHHLLAEELKPYRRASIQMHRRLSYSRHAVDDRDLSTQVNYKMQMNFRRMFNDRKHHKRSKRGASNKEPKENVKQNHVSFHDFQQNGTTKQLTNGTNSSSNHSRKKSYRKRHTHNSLKKYRRLEIDYINNVLNETAEECQQNPNEINVVGPSDDWDDGLTFTAKSSPDSDRANNNSLIAHIQNLPGFDASKARIVVQHYAPKVDDSPEPELDSPDPPVGPTAAELILPWRRDRSYQSIVAEHPIPEEDRNLSRESDGERRVATPTATESQLPWKRQGDECTDAVQQNEFPAWASNKEYLAYNSPSATFLGGINKPKQPKSVIGLFRRESSSSKAGSTGIGSTGTVDGAASSADPMVVPSSQAIQPPAVGGGPGPSTSMQNPRLDKRSQSISSGSLGAGAHQLGPDGHSGPFPVTASHRRNVRRGSMLELSGLIATGRRPSRILQFSPGATNLLESATITSPSPPPPPPTTTTTTTSRTTKTTSTSTTKNHTNNSTETTSGSASYSTPTSPRSEDSATYYPNDTIPEESSYQHGHSKSLCEPADSDDWDGAPLSAASGANSERMMRSGREPLLPRPSNTPRAQIRRMNAGAVGGAVGSLGGRKNQVTKALLDYEDSETDSEEDDDDDEDEDFDLYDDENIVVTTFTTPAAPGARRPGSSPGSGSDATTTTTSIRLTRNNDESII; via the exons ATGAGCAACCTTACGGAACAGGACTACGACAGTGCCACGCCGGCACTGGAACAGCAAATGAATCTGGCCAGGCGAGCCTGCTGGAGAAGCGGCAAGGACCTCCCCACGACAGCCAGTCCTAATCCTGCAAAACCACCGAGTGatgaaagcaaaacaaaaatagaacCAGAAACTAAAGCCAGAGTTACGAAAGCAACCTGCAATGCCAGCCCGAGTGGGCTCTTCGGTAAACGGGCCGTCCTGCTCCTGGCGCTGTGCCTCCTCCTTGGCCTCTCCCAGGGGAGACCGAACATGAGTGTGACTCCTGGCAAGGACAGTGGTCTGGATGCGGGTGCGGTCACCCAGCTAAAT CTGGCCCAGCCACCGCCGACTGCCGACGTTGCCAAGGATGGTGATGAGCCCACGGAACACCCATCCCACAGACTGCCACGTGCCGAGCCGCTCAAGTCCAATGAACAGAATCCCACAGACGAGGAGGAGGGTGGCCACAAAATGGAAAGGTATCCGCTCTCCAGCGTGGATTTTGGCCGTGTTAAGACGCCGTTCATCATCGGAATCTGGATCCTGTCGGCCAGTATAGCCAAGATTG GATTCCATATGACGCCCAAATTGCATCTAATATTTCCGGAGTCGTGCCTGCTGATTGTCGTGGGTGTGGTCATTGGTGTAGTTTTATATTTCTGCACCGATGTCGCCGTATCCCCCCTAACACCGAACACATTCTTCTTCTATATGCTGCCGCCGATTATCCTGGACGCCGGTTACTTTATGCCCAATCGATTGTTCTTCGACAACCTGGGCACCATTCTGCTGATGGCGGTGGTCGGAACCATCTTCAATATTGCCACCATTG ggggttCCCTCTACGCCTGCGGCCTGTTTGGCATTTACGGGGAGGGCGAGACTCCGGGCCTGATGGACGTCTTTCTGTTCGCCTCCCTTATATCCGCCGTAGATCCGGTGGCTGTGCTGGCCGTGTTCGAGGAGATTCATGTCAACGAGATCCTGTacattgttgtttttggcgAGTCCTTGCTAAACGATGCCGTTACT GTTGTCATGTACCACATGATGGAGTCCTACAACGAGATTGGCCTAGACAAGATAATTGCCCAGGACATAGCCAGTGGAGTGGGTTCCTTCTTTGTGGTTGCCCTAGGAGGCACTGCCATAG GCATCATCTGGGGTTTCCTCACTGGTCTAGTCACTCGGTTTACGGATCATGTTCGTGTCATAGAAcctattttcatttttgtaaTGGCCTATCTGGCCTACCTCAATGCGGAAATCTTTCACATGAGCGGTATCTTGGC CATCACATTCTGTGGCATCACAATGAAAAACTATGTGGAATCGAATATATCCCAAAAGTCCCACACGACTGTTAAATATGCCTTGAAAATGCTGTCCAGTTCGGCGGAGACCATTATCTTTATGTTCCTAGGCGTGGCCACGGTGAACAATATGCACGTATGGAATACGTGGTTTGTGGTGCTGACCATCGCCTTCTGTTCAGTGTTTCGTGTGATAG GAGTAATTCTACTGTCGGCCATTGCCAATCGCTTCCGCTTGCACAAGTTGTCGCGAGTGGATCAGTTTGTGATGTCCTATGGTGGATTGCGTGGTGCTGTTGCCTTCGCCTTGGTCCTGTTGGTGGATGAGAATGTGGTCAAGCAGAAGAACATGTTTGTTACCACCACAATAGCTGTGATCTACTTTACTGTCTTCCTGCAAGGCATCACCATCAAGCCGCTGGTGAAGATCCTGAATGTGAAGCGAGCCAATAAACGCAAGCCCACCATGAACGAGCGTATTCACGAAAGA TTCATGGATCACTTGATGGCCGGCATTGAAGATATTGTGGGCAAGACAGGCAACTACAATGTGCGTGATAAATTCAAGCGTTTCGACAATCGCTTCATTCGCCCTCTGCTGATCAGAGATCTAAAG GGCGCTGAGCCGAAGATCATCGAGACGTACTCCAAACTGACAATGCGCGATGCCATGGAGGTGATGAGACGAAATCCATCGACCATTGGCCAGATGACGGGCACCGAGTCGATGAGCGCCCTGTTCCGGAATTATACCAATAACTATATTGGCGGCAGGTGGGCACCGCCAACCATATACACCACCTG TCCCAGCTTGACAAATCTTGACAATACTTGTTCCCGCAATCTGGATATGGCCGAGCTTGATTATAATCCATCCAAAAAGGATCTGACTGATGCCAAGATCCATCATCTCTTGGCCGAAGAACTAAAGCCTTATAGAAGG GCTTCAATACAAATG CACCGTCGTCTTAGTTATAGCCGACACGCAGTAGATGACAGAGATTTGTCCACCCAG GTCAATTATAAGATGCAAATGAACTTCCGGCGAATGTTCAATGATCGGAAACATCACAAGCGCAGCAAACGTGGTGCCAGCAATAAG GAGCCCAAGGAGAATGTCAAACAAAATCATGTCTCTTTCCATGATTTTCAACAGAACGGCACCACCAAGCAGCTCACCAATGGTACGAATTCGAGTTCAAACCATTCAAGAAAAAAATCTTACAGAAAAAGACATACTCAcaattcacttaaaaaatatcGTAGATTAGAAATAG ACTATATTAACAATGTGCTTAACGAAACAGCCGAGGAGTGCCAACAGAACCCCAACGAGATCAATGTTGTTGGCCCCAGCGACGATTGGGATGACGGCCTGACCTTCACCGCCAAATCATCAC CTGACTCGGATCGCGCCAATAACAATTCCCTGATAGCCCACATCCAAAACCTTCCCGGTTTTGATGCCTCCAAGGCCCGCATCGTCGTCCAGCACTATGCGCCCAAGGTGGACGACAGTCCGGAGCCAGAGTTAGACTCCCCGGATCCGCCCGTCGGGCCAACGGCGGCCGAGTTGATATTGCCTTGGCGGCGGGACCGATCATACCAGAGCATTG tGGCTGAACATCCGATACCCGAGGAGGATCGCAACCTTTCGCGTGAATCTGATGGCGAAAGGCGAGTGGCCACACCCACTGCCACGGAATCCCAGCTGCCGTGGAAACGCCAGGGCGACGAGTGTACGGATGCAGTGCAGCAGAACGAGTTTCCCGCCTGGGCCTCGAACAAGGAGTACTTGGCCTACAACTCCCCCAGTGCAACATTCCTAG GTGGTATAAACAAGCCTAAACAGCCCAAGTCCGTCATAGGTCTCTTCCGGCGTGAGAGTTCCAGCTCCAAGGCCGGCAGCACCGGAATCGGCAGTACGGGTACCGTGGATGGCGCCGCCAGCAGCGCAGATCCCATGGTTGTGCCTTCCTCCCAAGCCATCCAACCGCCGGCGGTGGGTGGCGGACCGGGTCCGTCGACATCGATGCAAAATCCCCGGCTGGACAAGCGCTCCCAGTCGATATCATCCGGTTCGCTGGGCGCCGGAGCCCATCAACTCGGACCGGATGGCCATTCCGGTCCATTTCCGGTTACGGCTAGTCATCGGCGGAATGTGCGCAGAGGCTCCATGCTGGAGCTGAGCGG ACTCATTGCAACTGGACGCAGGCCCAGTAGAATTTTGCAATTTAGTCCAGGAGCAACTAATTTACTAGAGTCAGCCACGATCACAAGTCCTTCTcctccaccacctcctcctactactactactactactacttcAAGAACAACGAAAACAACAAGTACATCTACCACCAAGAACCACACCAACAATTCAACAGAAACCACATCAGGCAGTGCGAGTTACTCGACGCCAACCTCCCCGAGATCGGAGGATAGCGCCACATACTATCCAAA TGACACAATACCCGAGGAGTCGTCGTACCAGCATGGCCACTCCAAGTCCCTCTGCGAGCCGGCGGATTCGGATGACTGGGATGGAGCACCTCTGTCCGCCGCCAGCGGGGCTAACAGCGAGAGAATGATGCGGAGCGGGCGGGAACCGCTCCTGCCACGCCCCTCCAACACACCCCGCGCCCAAATCCGACGCATGAACGCCGGGGCCGTGGGCGGGGCAGTTGGTAGCCTGGGCGGCCGTAAGAATCAGGTGACCAAAGCCCTACTCGACTACGAGGACTCCGAAACGGACTCCGAAGAggacgacgatgatgatgaggaCGAGGATTTCGATCTGTACGATGACGAGAACATTGTGGTGACCACCTTTACCACGCCAGCAGCTCCGGGCGCCAGGAGACCCGGATCGAGTCCTGGTTCCGGATCGgatgccaccaccaccacgacGAGCATTCGGctgacccgcaacaacgacgAGAGCATCATTTGA